In a single window of the Zea mays cultivar B73 chromosome 5, Zm-B73-REFERENCE-NAM-5.0, whole genome shotgun sequence genome:
- the LOC100273464 gene encoding uncharacterized protein LOC100273464, with translation MAKPLNGSGRSMPRSNEGMRLIFSAVVGVMLGYLFGISFPTVNITKLHFPSSIISYIEDRNSGITTQTLLNHAWASANNHKKNSSESNTDEIPEIYVPTNPKGAERLPPGIVVSETDLYPRRLWGDPSEDLTSEPRYLVTFTVGIGQKANIDAAVRKFSDKFTIMLFHYDGRTTEWDEFEWSKRAIHVSARKQTKWWYAKRFLHPDVVARYDYIFIWDEDLGVEHFNAEKYIELVRKHGLEISQPGLQPDRGLTWQMTKRRGDQEVHKVTEERPGWCTDPHLPPCAAFVEIMATVFSRNAWRCVWHMIQNDLVHGWGLDFALRKCVEPAHEKIGVVDAQWIVHQSVPSLGNQGKSDNGRPPWEGVRARCRKEWGIFQTRLADAEKAYYLERGITPPNSTSV, from the exons ATGGCAAAGCCTCTCAATGGCAGTGGCCGTAG CATGCCAAGATCGAATGAGGGAATGCGGCTCATATTTTCGGCAGTTGTAGGTGTCATGCTGGGTTACCTGTTTGGGATCTCCTTCCCTACAGTCAACATAACCAAG CTTCACTTCCCTTCGAGTATCATCTCTTATATCGAAGATAGGAACTCTGGCATCACAACCCAGACATTGTTGAACCATGCTTGGGCATCTGCAAACAATCATAAAAAGAATAGTTCTGAATCTAACACTGATGAAATTCCCGAG ATTTATGTTCCTACAAACCCAAAAGGTGCTGAGAGACTTCCACCAGGCATTGTAGTGTCTGAAACAGATCTTTATCCCCGAAGACTATGGGGTGATCCTAGTGAG GACCTTACTAGCGAGCCGAGGTATCTTGTTACTTTTACTGTTGGTATTGGGCAAAAGGCAAATATTGATGCAGCGGTCAGAAAG TTTTCAGACAAATTCACCATTATGTTGTTCCATTATGATGGTCGGACTACAGAGTGGGATGAATTTGAGTGGTCTAAAAGAGCAATCCATGTGAGTGCCAGGAAGCAGACAAAATG GTGGTATGCAAAACGATTTTTGCATCCCGATGTTGTTGCCAGATATGATTACATTTTCATCTGGGATGAGGATCTAGGTGTAGAGCATTTCAACGCAGAGAA GTACATTGAGCTTGTTAGAAAGCATGGGTTGGAAATCTCTCAGCCTGGTTTGCAACCTGATAGAGGACTAACATGGCAAATGACTAAACGGCGTGGTGACCAGGAAGTTCACAA AGTAACTGAGGAGAGACCAGGCTGGTGCACTGATCCACATCTACCACCATGTGCAGC ATTTGTTGAGATTATGGCAACAGTGTTCTCCAGAAATGCATGGCGCTGTGTATGGCATATGATTCAG AATGACTTGGTCCATGGATGGGGTCTTGACTTTGCTCTTAGAAAATGTGTGGAG CCGGCTCATGAGAAAATTGGAGTTGTTGATGCTCAATGGATTGTTCATCAATCAGTTCCTTCACTTGGCAACCAGGGCAAGTCAGATAATGGAAGACCACCATGGGAAGGG GTAAGAGCACGCTGCAGAAAAGAATGGGGGATATTTCAGACAAGGCTGGCTGATGCGGAGAAGGCTTATTACTTGGAGCGAGGCATCACACCCCC